The Radiobacillus deserti genomic interval ACAATAGAACGACCTGGTTCAATCCAAATTTCTGGTACCGGTAGTCGCAAAGACTCTGCTTGTTGTTTTACTTCTGAAACAAGCGCCTCCACGTAATCTACAAGTGGCAATGGTTCGTCCTCCGCTGTATAGCGAATCCCAAAACCTCCACCTAAGTTCAGTACTTCTGGTGTATAATCATATACTTGATTCCATTGATGCAAAGATTCAAATAAACGACGGACAGCCATAATAAACCCGTCTGTTTCAAAAATCTGTGAGCCTATATGGCAATGTAATCCTTTTACATGTAGTAAAGGAGAGGCATTTGCTAGTAAAAAGGCTTGTTCCGCTTGTCCATTCGATAAATCAAAACCGAATTTTGAATCCTCATTGCCTGTTAAAATGTAATCATGCGTATGTGCTTCAATACCAGGTGTAACACGAAGCAATATTTCCATGGATCTGTTAGTTTCTTGCAATATTTCCTTTAAGAGTTCGATTTCATAAAAATTGTCCACGACAATACATCCGATTCCGTACTGTACAGCCATCTCTAATTCCTCACGACTCTTATTATTTCCGTGCATATGAATCTTTTCAACTGGGAAGTCAGCTTGAATAGCTGTGTATAGTTCTCCTTGCGACACAACATCGAGACTTAATCCCTCTTGATTCGCAACCTGGAGCATCGCTACAGAGGAGAATGCTTTACTTGCGTACGCAACCTGATATTTTACACCTAAGCTTCTAAATGTTTCCACAAATGCTCGTGCGTTTTTTCGAATGATGGATACATCATATACGAAAAGAGGTGTTCCATACTTTTGGGCTAAATCTACCGCATCTATGCCACCAATTTCTAAATGGCCATGTTGATTCGTTGGAAAGGGATAATCCATGATCTGTTCCTCCTCACCCTTACGCCTTTCTTAATTTAAAAATCCCTTATCCTCACTGAAAAGGATTCCTAAACAGATGGGATAAGGGAATGTTAGGTTCATCATTACCATCTAATATGAGAAAAGGTTATGTTAAACATAAAGCTAATTTACCATAATGCAGAGTGCCGTTCAACATTAAACCTTTTTCGGTTGACGATAGTTATTGCGTGGATGAACGATACTCGGTCTATCCTTGGACATGGGAACGGAAACACGGATTAAAATTTGAAGCAATGCCTTTCCATTAAAGGGTAGAAATGGCCATAAATATGGGGTTTTTAATGATTTAATATGCGCTAACAACAAAATATATAGCGTAAAACCAATTGCAAACCCTTTAACGCCAAACATCGCGGTTATAATTAGCAATATAACTCGCGACATCTTGTTGGCTACACTTAACTCATAACTTGGTGTTGCAAATGTCCCAATTGCACTTATCGCTACGTATAAGATAACTTCGGCAGAAAACAGTCCCACATCAATTGCAATCTGCCCAATTAGTACTGCGGCAATTAACCCCATTGCAGTAGCTAAAGGTGTTGGGGTATGAATAGCAGCCATTCTCATAAATTCTAATCCAATATCTGCTAGAATGATTTGGACAACAATTGGAATGTTCCCTTGTTCAGTCGGTCCAATGAAGGACAAACCTTTTGGCAATAAAGAAGGCTCCATTGCCAGTAATAACCAAAACGGAAGTAAGAATACGGAAGCAAATATGCCAGCAAATCGTATCCAACGAATAAAGGTACCTACTCCTGGAGATTGTCGATATTCCTCTGCATGTTGGACATGGTGAAAATACGTGGTAGGTGTAATGATTAAGCTCGGTGACGTATCGACCATGATAAGTACGTGTCCCTCTAATAAATGATTGGCAGCAACATCTGGTCGTTCCGTGTATCGTACAAGCGGAAATGGATTAAAGCCTTGGTTTACAAGAAATTCTTCTATCGTCTTGTCTGCCATCGTTAATCCATCTATCTCAATCTGTTTCATTTCATTCTTAATCAACTTTATTAACCCTTGGTCGGCAACATCATCCAAATATGCGATACAAATATCCGTTTTAGACCTTTCACCTACTTTAATCAATTCATGACGTAGTCGTTCGTCCCTTACTCTCCGTCTTGTTAAGGCCGTATTCTCTATGATATTCTCTGTATAACCGTCTCTGGAACCTCTAATTACCTTTTCTGTATCAGGTTCTTCAGGAGTTCGACCAGGGTAACTTCGAACGTCGATAATATAGCCAAACTCTTCTCCATCTATAAGAATCACAATTAAACCGGACAACAATTGGTCCACGACTTCATCCATTGTTTCTACTTTCGTTACTTGCTGATGAATTAAACGATTCTGAATCAATTCCCCTACCTTGTTCGCGCCTCGATCTGATTCATTAATCTCCAAGATTTTTTTCATTAATTGCACTATAATCGGTGTTTCACATAAACCCGTTACATAATATAAATTAATATGTTTTTTAAGAAGCGTAAAATCGCGAACTCCTAGGTCAAATGAAGTTCCCAACCCAACACGGTTTTCCATAAATGTTTTATTATTTTTTATTTTTGCCGATATTGCGGTTTTCGTATCTGAATTCATTTCTTTCCTCCCCTTTCTAGGATCATCTCAATTGCTTGTCTTGTAATCGGAGATCCATTTTCTACGGCATCTCTACCATACATTTTCCCAATATCCCCAATTGCAACGACAATAGGAAGGTTCAATTGATCTAACGCATACACAGTGTCTCCATTCACTCGCCCAACATCTGCGACTGGTATTCCTTCTTTATCTACCCCATTTGCTGTAAGATTTCCTTCGTTATCAATCGCAAAGGTAAATCTTGTCCATTCTAAATTTTTCGTGTGTGAGGCGACGGCGATTGCACCGATAATGTCAATATCAGGGTCCTTATCCAAATCAATTAAGATATGTTCTCCGGCACCAACCCCATGCCACCCTGCATCGTCTACTAAGACAAATACCGGCTCAGATGGTGCAGATTTTACTGCTTTGATTACCTCTTGAGAGCTTGCTTTTGTTGGGTTATCTGATAAATGAGACAGACAAGTCCCACCGAACTTAGGGGCCAAGTAATCCAATGTTTTTCTTGCATATTCATCCCCATCTGTTATGACGATTACTTGCTTCCTGTTGCTCATATAACCGATCCTTTCTATATATGGGATTAATATTTCACAAATAGTACCCATTGAAAAATAGATCCGAAAATTTTCCCAAACACTATGGCCATTAAAAACCATAAAATATGTATTTCCATCCCGATTCTTTTAGCTAAAAGTGGAAAAACATTTAATACCTCCGTTAAAGCAGCGGCAAGCATTCCTATAAAAATGCCGTGCAAGGAGCCCCATATCACAATAACTGGCTTTGATGCTTGGAAATGGATGTCCGTAAACGCTAAATAAACGCCAAATAGCGCTCCAAAAATAACACTCAGTTCGATTATTTTCATATAGTTGTGTGTTTTACTCAATTGCACTAACCGAGGGATAATCCCTAAAACAGTTAAAAATCCAACAAAGCCTGTACCAACAATTAGACCAGATGCAAAACCGATAAGAATTTCAGCGGCGACGAGAAGTAGCATCTTTTGTATTTATCTCATTCTCATAGTGACTAACATACTGGTCTAAATCTTGTTGGTATTTAAACATTTCGACTTCTAGTGGACTTGGCTCTTCATTAAACCGCTTCTTAAACAAGTGATTAAAAAACAAAATCATGCCTACCCCAAGTCCGATTGAATATGGAATTTGAAGCCATAAGGGATGATGTACCTCTTTCCCTGTCAACAAAAAATGGAGCTTCTGTTGAACCTCCTGCATACTTACATCATAATGAAAATTCATAATCGCCATCGCTGAGCCAACAAATAGTAATAGCCAAATGAGAGAAACTAACACGATGGATGGAGCCTTTGTTCGTTTTTTTAAGTATAAAATCGTTTGGGAAGGTCCAATTAATTGGAGATCCTGCTCTGGATACCGCTGATTTAACTTCTCTATAATCGAGAATCCATCCAGTACTTTTACAGGATCTTGCTTATGAATCGTAACGTCCAAAAATGTATTTTCAACTCTTCTTTTAAGGTTTGAACTTGCTGATATGAAAGCAATATCTTTCATTTGTAACTGTTTATTAGGGGTAACTTCTAGCTTCTTTTTCATTCTGATATAGACAATGTCCAAAAAAGTCCCCTCCTTTATTTAGTTCTAGTATGGATGATAGAAGCTAAAATCATGCACTTTCCATGAAGATTCTCTACTCCTCACCGTCCATATCAGTTATCTTTCCAACAAAAAAACTACCCGTTGCAATTCGCAACAGGTAGTTCGTTTTACATGCCTATTTGCTCTTTAATATACTCTAGAATTCTCTTTTCAAGCCTAGAGACTTGCACTTGAGATATTCCTAAACGTTCCGCAACTTCGGATTGCGTTTTATCCTTATAATACCGAAGATATACGATAAGTCGTTCCCGTTCTTCTAAATTACGTATTGCTTCTTGTAAAGCGATTTTATCAAACCATTTTGTGTCTTGATCAGCGATTTGATCAAGCAGGGTAATGGGATCCCCGTCATTCTCGTAAACTGTTTCATGTATAGAGTGAGGAAGCTTAGCTGCCTCTTGGGCATGTACCACATCCTCTGGAGACAACTCCAATTCGATAGCCAGTTCATTAATTGTAGGAGATCTACCAAACTTTTTCGTTAGCTCATCCTTCTTCTTTCGAATCTTATTCCCTGTTTCTTTTAAG includes:
- the lysA gene encoding diaminopimelate decarboxylase, whose product is MDYPFPTNQHGHLEIGGIDAVDLAQKYGTPLFVYDVSIIRKNARAFVETFRSLGVKYQVAYASKAFSSVAMLQVANQEGLSLDVVSQGELYTAIQADFPVEKIHMHGNNKSREELEMAVQYGIGCIVVDNFYEIELLKEILQETNRSMEILLRVTPGIEAHTHDYILTGNEDSKFGFDLSNGQAEQAFLLANASPLLHVKGLHCHIGSQIFETDGFIMAVRRLFESLHQWNQVYDYTPEVLNLGGGFGIRYTAEDEPLPLVDYVEALVSEVKQQAESLRLPVPEIWIEPGRSIVGNACVTIYTLGSIKNIPGIRKYVSVDGGMTDNLRPALYQAKYQAVVANKANHDLKEQVSVAGKCCESGDMLIWDIDVPDINHGDLLAVFSTGAYGYSMSNHYNRFPKAAVVFVEDGRDQLVIKRESYKDLTRNDLQYAYNGGVLNEASNN
- a CDS encoding spore germination protein produces the protein MNSDTKTAISAKIKNNKTFMENRVGLGTSFDLGVRDFTLLKKHINLYYVTGLCETPIIVQLMKKILEINESDRGANKVGELIQNRLIHQQVTKVETMDEVVDQLLSGLIVILIDGEEFGYIIDVRSYPGRTPEEPDTEKVIRGSRDGYTENIIENTALTRRRVRDERLRHELIKVGERSKTDICIAYLDDVADQGLIKLIKNEMKQIEIDGLTMADKTIEEFLVNQGFNPFPLVRYTERPDVAANHLLEGHVLIMVDTSPSLIITPTTYFHHVQHAEEYRQSPGVGTFIRWIRFAGIFASVFLLPFWLLLAMEPSLLPKGLSFIGPTEQGNIPIVVQIILADIGLEFMRMAAIHTPTPLATAMGLIAAVLIGQIAIDVGLFSAEVILYVAISAIGTFATPSYELSVANKMSRVILLIITAMFGVKGFAIGFTLYILLLAHIKSLKTPYLWPFLPFNGKALLQILIRVSVPMSKDRPSIVHPRNNYRQPKKV
- a CDS encoding stage V sporulation protein AE, giving the protein MSNRKQVIVITDGDEYARKTLDYLAPKFGGTCLSHLSDNPTKASSQEVIKAVKSAPSEPVFVLVDDAGWHGVGAGEHILIDLDKDPDIDIIGAIAVASHTKNLEWTRFTFAIDNEGNLTANGVDKEGIPVADVGRVNGDTVYALDQLNLPIVVAIGDIGKMYGRDAVENGSPITRQAIEMILERGGKK
- a CDS encoding stage V sporulation protein AB, with amino-acid sequence MLLLVAAEILIGFASGLIVGTGFVGFLTVLGIIPRLVQLSKTHNYMKIIELSVIFGALFGVYLAFTDIHFQASKPVIVIWGSLHGIFIGMLAAALTEVLNVFPLLAKRIGMEIHILWFLMAIVFGKIFGSIFQWVLFVKY
- a CDS encoding stage V sporulation protein AA, coding for MDIVYIRMKKKLEVTPNKQLQMKDIAFISASSNLKRRVENTFLDVTIHKQDPVKVLDGFSIIEKLNQRYPEQDLQLIGPSQTILYLKKRTKAPSIVLVSLIWLLLFVGSAMAIMNFHYDVSMQEVQQKLHFLLTGKEVHHPLWLQIPYSIGLGVGMILFFNHLFKKRFNEEPSPLEVEMFKYQQDLDQYVSHYENEINTKDATSRRR
- the sigF gene encoding RNA polymerase sporulation sigma factor SigF produces the protein MEINLKNSKKEEQLTDEQVKKYIYDSQQGDQVARDLLVERNVRLVWSVVQRFINRGYDPDDLFQIGCIGLLKSIDKFDLSYDVRFSTYAVPMIIGEIQRFIRDDGSVKVSRSLKETGNKIRKKKDELTKKFGRSPTINELAIELELSPEDVVHAQEAAKLPHSIHETVYENDGDPITLLDQIADQDTKWFDKIALQEAIRNLEERERLIVYLRYYKDKTQSEVAERLGISQVQVSRLEKRILEYIKEQIGM